One genomic window of Tetrapisispora phaffii CBS 4417 chromosome 13, complete genome includes the following:
- the TPHA0M00870 gene encoding lysophospholipid acyltransferase family protein (similar to Saccharomyces cerevisiae CST26 (YBR042C) and YDR018C; ancestral locus Anc_3.244), whose translation MSSPTRILKQYFISFISIICFLQGCGCIVLFQIVILTVYSKHENKLKLSLRKSKEAFIILLMCVMSVIAPSSIRITTDDKSMSLENFRFNKQLKHVESNLNQRSIFIANHQLYTDWIYLWKIAYTSNFGGDVYIFAKKALKKIPIFGYAMTNYNFIFLDRNWVKDKNIIIRKLISILNYSTISNKNENDASSRNLPYCFIIFPEGTTLCKKAEIRSMEYAKKLGRRNFKHIVTPHTKGLRLLLTSLDKNIEKIYDLTVGYSGLKYGTYGEDEYSLKQMIYHGKSPKLVDIHIKSIEVKDIPYQDEKQFQAWLFDLWEEKDKLLKGYYQLGHFDVDPNFSTTTIDPFKMTLKEVIIAAVFIIASGSIFFYLYSNINNLKISYIL comes from the coding sequence atgaGTTCACCGACTAGAATATTGAAGCAGTACTTCATTTCCTTTATTTCTATCATATGTTTCCTACAAGGCTGTGGTTGCATAGTGCTATTTCAAATCGTTATATTAACAGTATATTCGAAACATGAAAACAAATTGAAACTCAGTTTGCGCAAAAGCAAAGAAgcatttataattttattaatgtgTGTCATGAGTGTCATTGCCCCGTCATCAATTAGAATAACAACAGATGATAAATCAATGTCTTTGGAGAACTTCCGGTTTAATAAACAGCTGAAACATGttgaatcaaatttaaaccAACGCTCCATCTTTATAGCAAACCATCAATTATATACAGATTGGATTTATCTCTGGAAAATTGCATATACTTCAAACTTTGGAGGTGACGTTTATATCTTTGCGAAGAAagcattgaaaaaaataccTATTTTTGGTTATGCAATgacaaattataattttatattcttggATAGGAACTGGGTTAAAGataagaatataataataagaaaattaatctcaattctaaattattcaaCTATTTccaataaaaatgaaaacgATGCTAGCTCAAGAAATTTGCCATATtgtttcatcattttccCAGAAGGTACAACTCTATGCAAAAAAGCTGAAATAAGATCAATGGAGTATGCAAAAAAATTGGGCAGACGAAATTTTAAGCATATCGTAACTCCTCATACAAAAGGGTTAAGGCTGCTTTTAACTTCATTAGATAAGAatatagaaaaaatatatgaCCTTACTGTAGGTTATTCCGGATTAAAATATGGTACATATGGTGAAGATGAATATTCCTTAAAGCAAATGATATATCATGGGAAATCACCTAAATTGGTTGATATACACATAAAGTCAATCGAAGTAAAAGATATTCCATACCAGGACGAAAAGCAATTTCAAGCATGGCTATTTGATTTGTGGGAggaaaaagataaattattaaaaggGTATTACCAACTTGGACACTTTGATGTAGACCCTAATTTTTCCACTACGACAATAGATCCATTCAAAATGACATTAAAAGAGGTCATTATCGCAGCCGTTTTCATAATAGCATCTGGAtctatattcttttatctctattcaaatattaataatttaaagatcTCTtacattttataa
- the FAT1 gene encoding long-chain fatty acid transporter FAT1 (similar to Saccharomyces cerevisiae FAT1 (YBR041W); ancestral locus Anc_3.243) produces MGSDAMITAILAKLFAALFRLIKVLLFPFYFVFIWLFKKPLDALDKRYRFREDFYIIPFFLKQVFLYFIKVKRNRFQNWYLFEDQVKHSGHIPCITYPRPTSVKGEFKIETFSYSETYDIVLRLSYILHYDYGVEVGQTIGLDCTNKPLFIFLWLACWNIGAVPAFLNYNTKGNPLVHSIKIANIDSVFIDPDASGPISQSEEEIKNALPNVKLNYLDELDLMKQITNPINPIFLQQANVRSPAHLADFNPAMLIYTSGTTGLPKAAILSWRKANIGCLLFGHVLHMDTSSVVFTAMPLFHSTAALLGVCAVLSKGGCIALSNKFSATTFWKQAYLTHATHIQYVGEICRYLLHTPVSDYENMHCVKYAYGNGLRPDIWQQFRKRFNIETIGEFYAATEAPFATTTLQRGEFGIGACRSYGAIINWFLAFQQTLIRMDPDDENQIYRNAKGFCENPKVGEPGEMLMRIFFPRKPETSFQGYLGNKKETESKVLRDVFRKGDAWYRCGDLLRADEYGQWYFLDRLGDTFRWKSENVSTTEVEDQIISSNEKLFAQSVVVGIRVPGYEGRAGFALIRLIDCDESTLTNDQKLEILNTMLKHLEKSLPKYALPIFVKFVNEFNMTDTNKIRKKLYRDQILPHGSNNMETLYWLKNYKEYTVLTTEDWRAIEVQSLQL; encoded by the coding sequence ATGGGGTCAGACGCTATGATTACTGCAATTTTAGCAAAACTGTTTGCTGCTCTTTTCAGGTTGATAAAAGTACTGTTATTCCCATTTTACTTTGTATTCATATGGCTATTTAAAAAGCCATTAGATGCACTGGATAAAAGGTATAGATTTAGAGAAGATTTTTACAtaattccattttttttgaaacaagtgtttttatattttataaaagttAAACGCAATAGGTTTCAAAATTGGTACTTATTTGAAGATCAAGTTAAACATTCAGGACATATTCCTTGCATTACATACCCACGTCCTACCTCTGTGAAAGGTGAgttcaaaattgaaacgTTTTCATACAGTGAAACCTACGACATTGTCCTAAGATTATCCtatattcttcattatGATTACGGCGTGGAGGTTGGTCAAACAATTGGTTTAGATTGTACAAACAAACCTCTGTTTATCTTTTTATGGCTAGCTTGTTGGAATATTGGTGCTGTGCCAGCATtcttaaattataatacGAAAGGTAACCCATTGGTACACTCTATCAAAATTGCTAATATTGATTCCGTCTTTATTGATCCAGATGCAAGTGGTCCAATTAGTCAatctgaagaagaaattaaaaatgcatTGCCTAATGTCAAGTTGAACTACTTAGATGAACTCGATTTGATGAAACAGATTACAAATCCAATCAACCCAATTTTCTTACAACAAGCAAACGTAAGATCACCAGCTCATTTAGCTGATTTTAATCCAGCAATGTTGATTTATACGTCAGGCACCACAGGTTTACCTAAAGCTGCAATTTTATCGTGGAGAAAAGCAAATATTGGCTGTCTACTATTTGGTCATGTATTACATATGGATACAAGTAGTGTTGTGTTTACAGCAATGCCACTTTTCCATTCAACAGCAGCACTACTAGGCGTTTGCGCAGTTTTATCAAAAGGTGGTTGTATTGCGTTATCGAATAAATTTTCTGCTACTACATTTTGGAAACAAGCTTATTTAACCCATGCCACCCATATTCAATATGTTGGTGAAATATGTAGATACTTACTGCACACTCCAGTATCAGACTATGAAAATATGCATTGTGTTAAATATGCTTATGGTAACGGGTTAAGACCAGATATCTGGCAACAATTCAGAAAAAGATTCAATATTGAAACCATTGGAGAATTTTATGCTGCTACTGAAGCACCTTTTGCAACTACGACTTTACAAAGAGGCGAATTTGGCATAGGTGCTTGTAGAAGTTATGGtgctattattaattggtTTTTAGCTTTTCAACAAACTTTGATTAGAATGGACCCAGATGATGAAAACCAAATTTATCGTAATGCAAAAGGCTTTTGTGAAAATCCAAAAGTTGGGGAACCTGGTGAAATGCTAATGAGAATTTTTTTCCCTAGGAAACCAGAAACTTCTTTCCAAGGTTACTTGGggaataaaaaagaaactgaATCTAAAGTCCTGCGTGACGTATTTAGAAAGGGTGATGCATGGTACAGATGTGGTGATTTACTACGTGCAGATGAGTATGGGCAATGGTACTTCCTTGATAGATTAGGAGACACATTCAGATGGAAATCAGAAAATGTATCTACAACAGAGGTTGAAGATCAAATTATATCttctaatgaaaaattatttgctCAATCAGTAGTTGTTGGTATAAGAGTACCGGGTTATGAAGGTAGAGCAGGTTTTGCTTTAATAAGATTAATTGATTGCGATGAGAGCACATTAACAAATGACCAAAAGTTAGAAATTTTAAACACCATGTTAAAACATCTAGAAAAATCTTTACCAAAATATGCTTTACcaatttttgttaaatttgtAAATGAGTTTAACATGACAGATACCAACAAAATTCGTAAGAAACTTTATAGAGATCAAATCTTACCACATGGTAGCAACAATATGGAAACTCTTTACTGGTTAAAGAATTACAAGGAGTATACAGTACTTACCACAGAAGATTGGAGGGCGATTGAAGTTCAGTCTTTGCAATTGTAA